From Gigantopelta aegis isolate Gae_Host chromosome 11, Gae_host_genome, whole genome shotgun sequence, the proteins below share one genomic window:
- the LOC121385331 gene encoding tetraspanin-13-like isoform X4 → MVCGGFACSRNSLAALNVLYILVSFILIGVAAYGRLSAIVTSLTLVGSLIACGVFLFFIALTGLIGALKHHQVLLFFYMIILFLLFLLQFSLACACLAFNSEQQQDLVERGWNLSSDATKNDVQNQFQCCGFRDQDLLNGSLGHPPCVKLGCCHDSDAICCSGNSNGTKTCPCDKCSEKLQMQIHAAFKVTGGVGLFFSFTEIIGVWLAMRYRNQKDPRANPSAFL, encoded by the exons ATGGTTTGTGGGGGATTTGCTTGTTCTAGAAATTCCCTAGCCGCTCTTAATGTTTTATACATA CTCGTGTCGTTTATCCTGATTGGCGTGGCAGCGTATGGCCGACTGTCGGCCATTGTGACAAGCTTGACATTGGTCGGCAGTCTGATAGCATGCGGTGTCTTCCTCTTCTTCATTGCACTGACCGGATTGATCGGAGCTCTGAAACATCACcaagttttacttttcttt TACATGATCATTCTGTTCCTCCTGTTCCTGCTGCAGTTCTCTCTCGCGTGCGCGTGTCTGGCGTTCAACTCGGAACAGCAGCAGGACCTGGTGGAGAGGGGCTGGAACCTGTCGAGCGATGCGACCAAGAACGACGTTCAGAACCAGTTCCAGTGCTGCGGCTTCAGGGATCAGGACCTGCTCAATGGTTCGCTAGGTCACCCACCTTGTGTGAAG cTTGGTTGTTGCCATGATTCCGATGCCATTTGCTGTTCGGGAAACTCGAACGGCACCAAGACCTGCCCTTGTGATAAATGTTCGGAGAAACTGCAGATGCAGATACACGCAGCTTTCAAAGTTACTGGTGGAGTGGGCCTGTTCTTCAGTTTTACCGAG ATCATTGGAGTATGGCTTGCCATGCGGTACCGGAACCAAAAGGACCCCAGAGCCAATCCTAGCGCATTTTTATAA
- the LOC121385331 gene encoding tetraspanin-13-like isoform X1: MVCGGFACSRNSLAALNVLYILVSFILIGVAAYGRLSAIVTSLTLVGSLIACGVFLFFIALTGLIGALKHHQVLLFFYMIILFLLFLLQFSLACACLAFNSEQQQDLVERGWNLSSDATKNDVQNQFQCCGFRDQDLLNGSLGHPPCVKVNLGCCHDSDAICCSGNSNGTKTCPCDKCSEKLQMQIHAAFKVTGGVGLFFSFTEIIGVWLAMRYRNQKDPRANPSAFL; encoded by the exons ATGGTTTGTGGGGGATTTGCTTGTTCTAGAAATTCCCTAGCCGCTCTTAATGTTTTATACATA CTCGTGTCGTTTATCCTGATTGGCGTGGCAGCGTATGGCCGACTGTCGGCCATTGTGACAAGCTTGACATTGGTCGGCAGTCTGATAGCATGCGGTGTCTTCCTCTTCTTCATTGCACTGACCGGATTGATCGGAGCTCTGAAACATCACcaagttttacttttcttt TACATGATCATTCTGTTCCTCCTGTTCCTGCTGCAGTTCTCTCTCGCGTGCGCGTGTCTGGCGTTCAACTCGGAACAGCAGCAGGACCTGGTGGAGAGGGGCTGGAACCTGTCGAGCGATGCGACCAAGAACGACGTTCAGAACCAGTTCCAGTGCTGCGGCTTCAGGGATCAGGACCTGCTCAATGGTTCGCTAGGTCACCCACCTTGTGTGAAGGTAAAC cTTGGTTGTTGCCATGATTCCGATGCCATTTGCTGTTCGGGAAACTCGAACGGCACCAAGACCTGCCCTTGTGATAAATGTTCGGAGAAACTGCAGATGCAGATACACGCAGCTTTCAAAGTTACTGGTGGAGTGGGCCTGTTCTTCAGTTTTACCGAG ATCATTGGAGTATGGCTTGCCATGCGGTACCGGAACCAAAAGGACCCCAGAGCCAATCCTAGCGCATTTTTATAA
- the LOC121385331 gene encoding tetraspanin-13-like isoform X3 — translation MVCGGFACSRNSLAALNVLYILVSFILIGVAAYGRLSAIVTSLTLVGSLIACGVFLFFIALTGLIGALKHHQVLLFFYMIILFLLFLLQFSLACACLAFNSEQQQDLVERGWNLSSDATKNDVQNQFQCCGFRDQDLLNGSLGHPPCVKLGCCHDSDAICCSGNSNGTKTCPCDKCSEKLQMQIHAAFKVTGGVGLFFSFTEIFGVWITVRYRNQKDPRANPRSFL, via the exons ATGGTTTGTGGGGGATTTGCTTGTTCTAGAAATTCCCTAGCCGCTCTTAATGTTTTATACATA CTCGTGTCGTTTATCCTGATTGGCGTGGCAGCGTATGGCCGACTGTCGGCCATTGTGACAAGCTTGACATTGGTCGGCAGTCTGATAGCATGCGGTGTCTTCCTCTTCTTCATTGCACTGACCGGATTGATCGGAGCTCTGAAACATCACcaagttttacttttcttt TACATGATCATTCTGTTCCTCCTGTTCCTGCTGCAGTTCTCTCTCGCGTGCGCGTGTCTGGCGTTCAACTCGGAACAGCAGCAGGACCTGGTGGAGAGGGGCTGGAACCTGTCGAGCGATGCGACCAAGAACGACGTTCAGAACCAGTTCCAGTGCTGCGGCTTCAGGGATCAGGACCTGCTCAATGGTTCGCTAGGTCACCCACCTTGTGTGAAG cTTGGTTGTTGCCATGATTCCGATGCCATTTGCTGTTCGGGAAACTCGAACGGCACCAAGACCTGCCCTTGTGATAAATGTTCGGAGAAACTGCAGATGCAGATACACGCAGCTTTCAAAGTTACTGGTGGAGTGGGCCTGTTCTTCAGTTTTACCGAG ATTTTTGGTGTGTGGATAACCGTGCGTTATCGTAACCAAAAGGATCCTCGGGCTAACCCAAGATCATTTCTATAA
- the LOC121385331 gene encoding tetraspanin-13-like isoform X2, whose amino-acid sequence MVCGGFACSRNSLAALNVLYILVSFILIGVAAYGRLSAIVTSLTLVGSLIACGVFLFFIALTGLIGALKHHQVLLFFYMIILFLLFLLQFSLACACLAFNSEQQQDLVERGWNLSSDATKNDVQNQFQCCGFRDQDLLNGSLGHPPCVKVNLGCCHDSDAICCSGNSNGTKTCPCDKCSEKLQMQIHAAFKVTGGVGLFFSFTEIFGVWITVRYRNQKDPRANPRSFL is encoded by the exons ATGGTTTGTGGGGGATTTGCTTGTTCTAGAAATTCCCTAGCCGCTCTTAATGTTTTATACATA CTCGTGTCGTTTATCCTGATTGGCGTGGCAGCGTATGGCCGACTGTCGGCCATTGTGACAAGCTTGACATTGGTCGGCAGTCTGATAGCATGCGGTGTCTTCCTCTTCTTCATTGCACTGACCGGATTGATCGGAGCTCTGAAACATCACcaagttttacttttcttt TACATGATCATTCTGTTCCTCCTGTTCCTGCTGCAGTTCTCTCTCGCGTGCGCGTGTCTGGCGTTCAACTCGGAACAGCAGCAGGACCTGGTGGAGAGGGGCTGGAACCTGTCGAGCGATGCGACCAAGAACGACGTTCAGAACCAGTTCCAGTGCTGCGGCTTCAGGGATCAGGACCTGCTCAATGGTTCGCTAGGTCACCCACCTTGTGTGAAGGTAAAC cTTGGTTGTTGCCATGATTCCGATGCCATTTGCTGTTCGGGAAACTCGAACGGCACCAAGACCTGCCCTTGTGATAAATGTTCGGAGAAACTGCAGATGCAGATACACGCAGCTTTCAAAGTTACTGGTGGAGTGGGCCTGTTCTTCAGTTTTACCGAG ATTTTTGGTGTGTGGATAACCGTGCGTTATCGTAACCAAAAGGATCCTCGGGCTAACCCAAGATCATTTCTATAA
- the LOC121385331 gene encoding tetraspanin-13-like isoform X5 has translation MVCGGFACSRNSLAALNVLYILVSFILIGVAAYGRLSAIVTSLTLVGSLIACGVFLFFIALTGLIGALKHHQVLLFFYMIILFLLFLLQFSLACACLAFNSEQQQDLVERGWNLSSDATKNDVQNQFQCCGFRDQDLLNGSLGHPPCVKVNLGCCHDSDAICCSGNSNGTKTCPCDKCSEKLQMQIHAAFKVTGGVGLFFSFTEIIGVWLTLRYRKQTKHHVP, from the exons ATGGTTTGTGGGGGATTTGCTTGTTCTAGAAATTCCCTAGCCGCTCTTAATGTTTTATACATA CTCGTGTCGTTTATCCTGATTGGCGTGGCAGCGTATGGCCGACTGTCGGCCATTGTGACAAGCTTGACATTGGTCGGCAGTCTGATAGCATGCGGTGTCTTCCTCTTCTTCATTGCACTGACCGGATTGATCGGAGCTCTGAAACATCACcaagttttacttttcttt TACATGATCATTCTGTTCCTCCTGTTCCTGCTGCAGTTCTCTCTCGCGTGCGCGTGTCTGGCGTTCAACTCGGAACAGCAGCAGGACCTGGTGGAGAGGGGCTGGAACCTGTCGAGCGATGCGACCAAGAACGACGTTCAGAACCAGTTCCAGTGCTGCGGCTTCAGGGATCAGGACCTGCTCAATGGTTCGCTAGGTCACCCACCTTGTGTGAAGGTAAAC cTTGGTTGTTGCCATGATTCCGATGCCATTTGCTGTTCGGGAAACTCGAACGGCACCAAGACCTGCCCTTGTGATAAATGTTCGGAGAAACTGCAGATGCAGATACACGCAGCTTTCAAAGTTACTGGTGGAGTGGGCCTGTTCTTCAGTTTTACCGAG ATCATTGGAGTTTGGCTAACGCTACGTTATCGTAAACAGACAAAACACCATGTCCCATGA